In Agromyces sp. G08B096, a genomic segment contains:
- a CDS encoding LacI family DNA-binding transcriptional regulator, whose amino-acid sequence MKTDAATERVRLADVADEAGVSLSTISKVLNGRADVSPATRERVERVLADRGYRRRGGGRSEARAELIELVFHELDPIWSMELIDGVESVAKEHGLSVVLTVSGSRHSPDADWIEGVMRRRPVGVVLVFSDLAPEYREQLRARAIPFVIVDPAGDPSPDAPSVGSANWSGGLAATRHLLELGHRRIAAISGPADMMCSLARVDGYRSAMNSAGVSIDPAWIRFGDFHVTGGRDHARELLAGPERPTAVFAGSDMQALGVLEVARELGLRVPEDLSVVGYDDIPLARWLTPRLTTVHQPLRRMGEEAARLAIRLAEAPTGTGVPTPRMDLATSLVVRESTAPPAG is encoded by the coding sequence ATGAAAACGGATGCCGCGACCGAGCGGGTCAGGCTCGCCGACGTCGCCGACGAGGCCGGAGTCTCGCTGTCGACGATCTCGAAGGTGCTCAACGGGCGGGCCGATGTGTCGCCGGCCACCCGGGAGCGCGTCGAGCGAGTCCTCGCGGACCGCGGCTACCGCCGGCGCGGAGGCGGACGCAGCGAAGCGCGCGCCGAGCTCATCGAGCTCGTCTTCCACGAGCTCGACCCGATCTGGTCGATGGAGCTCATCGACGGCGTCGAATCGGTCGCGAAGGAGCACGGCCTGAGTGTCGTGCTCACCGTCAGCGGCAGCCGGCACTCGCCCGACGCCGACTGGATCGAGGGCGTCATGCGCCGCCGACCCGTCGGGGTGGTGCTCGTCTTCAGCGACCTCGCACCCGAGTACCGCGAGCAGCTGCGCGCCCGAGCCATCCCATTCGTCATCGTCGACCCGGCCGGCGACCCGTCGCCCGACGCGCCGAGCGTTGGCTCCGCGAACTGGTCGGGGGGTCTGGCGGCGACCCGGCACCTCCTCGAACTCGGACACCGCCGCATCGCCGCGATCAGCGGCCCCGCCGACATGATGTGCTCGCTCGCCAGGGTCGACGGCTACCGGTCGGCCATGAACTCCGCCGGGGTGTCGATCGACCCCGCCTGGATCCGGTTCGGGGACTTCCACGTCACCGGCGGCCGCGACCACGCCCGCGAGCTGCTCGCGGGCCCCGAACGCCCGACGGCGGTCTTCGCGGGCAGCGACATGCAGGCGCTCGGCGTGCTCGAGGTGGCGCGGGAGCTCGGCCTGCGGGTGCCGGAGGACCTCTCGGTCGTCGGCTACGACGACATCCCGCTGGCCCGGTGGCTCACGCCGCGGCTGACCACCGTGCACCAGCCGCTGCGCCGGATGGGGGAGGAAGCGGCACGCCTCGCGATCCGGCTCGCGGAGGCGCCGACGGGCACGGGGGTGCCGACCCCTCGGATGGACCTGGCCACGAGCCTCGTCGTCCGCGAGAGCACCGCGCCGCCCGCGGGCTGA
- the xylA gene encoding xylose isomerase, producing the protein MATAPTRDDKFSFGLWTVGYNGTDPFGGPTRNALDVVHVVEKLAELGAYGLTFHDDDLFAFGSDDAERQRQIDRLKQALADTGLIVPMVTTNLFSAPVFKDGGFTSNDRDVRRFAMRKVMRQLELGVELGAKTFVMWGGREGAEYDAAKDIRGALERYREAVNFLGQHVIDQGWDIRFAIEPKPNEPRGDILLPTLGHAIAFIESLEHPELVGLNPEVGHEQMAGLNFAAGIAQALYHGKLFHIDLNGQRGIKYDQDLVFGHGDLHNSFALVDLLEHGGPGGVPAYDGPRHFDYKPSRTEDEDGVWESVKANMRTYLLLKERAAAFRADPEVQEALAAAKVDEIQTPTLNEGETWEALAADRSAFEDFDANAYLGGKGFGFVRLQQLATEHLLGARG; encoded by the coding sequence ATGGCCACTGCGCCCACCCGCGACGACAAGTTCTCCTTCGGGCTCTGGACCGTCGGCTACAATGGCACCGACCCGTTCGGCGGCCCCACGCGGAACGCGCTCGACGTCGTGCACGTCGTCGAGAAGCTCGCCGAGCTGGGCGCCTACGGGCTCACTTTCCACGACGACGACCTCTTCGCGTTCGGCTCCGACGACGCCGAGCGCCAGCGGCAGATCGACCGCCTCAAGCAGGCCCTCGCCGACACCGGCCTCATCGTGCCCATGGTGACGACGAACCTCTTCTCCGCCCCCGTCTTCAAGGACGGCGGCTTCACCTCGAACGACCGCGACGTCCGCCGCTTCGCGATGCGCAAGGTCATGCGCCAGCTCGAGCTCGGCGTCGAGCTCGGCGCGAAGACATTCGTCATGTGGGGCGGTCGCGAGGGCGCCGAGTACGACGCCGCGAAAGACATCCGCGGCGCGCTCGAGCGGTACCGCGAGGCCGTGAACTTCCTCGGCCAGCACGTGATCGACCAGGGCTGGGACATCCGCTTCGCCATCGAGCCGAAGCCGAACGAGCCGCGCGGCGACATCCTGCTGCCCACACTCGGCCACGCCATCGCGTTCATCGAGTCGCTCGAGCACCCCGAGCTCGTCGGCCTCAACCCCGAGGTCGGCCACGAGCAGATGGCGGGCCTCAACTTCGCGGCCGGCATCGCGCAGGCGCTGTACCACGGCAAGCTCTTCCACATCGACCTCAACGGCCAGCGCGGCATCAAGTACGACCAGGACCTCGTGTTCGGCCACGGCGACCTGCACAACTCGTTCGCCCTCGTCGACCTGCTCGAGCACGGCGGCCCCGGCGGCGTGCCCGCCTACGACGGCCCGCGTCACTTCGACTACAAGCCGAGCCGCACCGAAGACGAGGACGGCGTGTGGGAGTCGGTCAAGGCGAACATGCGCACCTACCTGCTGCTGAAGGAGCGTGCCGCGGCGTTCCGCGCCGACCCCGAGGTGCAGGAGGCGCTCGCCGCCGCGAAGGTCGACGAGATCCAGACGCCCACCCTGAACGAGGGCGAGACCTGGGAGGCGCTCGCGGCCGACCGGTCGGCCTTCGAGGACTTCGACGCGAACGCGTACCTCGGCGGCAAGGGCTTCGGCTTCGTGCGCCTGCAGCAGCTCGCGACCGAGCACCTGCTCGGCGCCCGCGGCTGA
- a CDS encoding family 43 glycosylhydrolase: MTAIAHNPVLPGFRPDPSVCRVGDAFYAVTSSFEYFPGLPVHRSTDLVHWEPVGHVIHREDQLDLSGVASSGGLFAATIRHHDGRFWVVCTLVGGTGRSGGFVVTAADPAGPWSDPTWVDGGDGRDGIDPSLLFARDGRAWWCGTRLASPGAWPEQTQVWVREFDPVGLRLVGDEHVVWHGALEGAVWAEGPHLLEVDEAQGGGVLLLASEGGTERHHAVSVARGASPIGPFAGNPGNPVLTHRHLGRGAPVANVGHADLVDDGRGGWWALALATRCLDGIDSLQGRETWLVPVAWEDGWPVFAPGEGRLSREVEVPWAEDDEAEDAGRSAAAGTAAAAGTAGTRLGSLLEEHFDGPELHPDLIRVRTAPGVDRIGLGARPGHARLRPTSQSLAEVAPHAFAGFRLEQPRARVTAVIEASGAPGMTAGLALRQSEARHLRLGVRDGVVELVLHVDGDEHVRGTAPAADGSVELELAIDGFAVAARVRTAQQADADWTEVGRAGVRPLSSSGIGSFVGVTAGVFATGTNAADAWADVDVLRVEHVA; the protein is encoded by the coding sequence ATGACCGCGATCGCGCACAACCCTGTGCTGCCCGGGTTCCGCCCGGACCCGAGCGTCTGCCGGGTGGGCGACGCGTTCTACGCCGTCACGTCATCGTTCGAGTACTTCCCGGGGCTCCCGGTGCACCGGTCGACCGACCTGGTGCACTGGGAGCCCGTCGGGCACGTCATCCATCGGGAGGACCAGCTCGACCTGTCCGGCGTCGCGTCGTCGGGCGGGCTGTTCGCGGCGACGATCCGTCACCATGACGGGCGCTTCTGGGTGGTGTGCACGCTCGTGGGCGGCACCGGGCGGTCCGGCGGGTTCGTCGTCACCGCGGCCGACCCGGCCGGCCCCTGGTCGGACCCGACCTGGGTCGACGGCGGGGACGGCCGAGACGGCATCGACCCGTCGCTGCTGTTCGCCCGCGACGGGCGCGCGTGGTGGTGCGGCACCCGGCTCGCCTCGCCCGGCGCGTGGCCCGAGCAGACCCAGGTCTGGGTACGCGAGTTCGACCCCGTCGGGCTCCGGCTCGTCGGCGACGAGCACGTGGTGTGGCACGGCGCGCTCGAGGGGGCGGTGTGGGCCGAGGGCCCGCATCTGCTCGAGGTCGACGAGGCGCAGGGCGGCGGCGTGCTGCTGCTCGCGAGCGAGGGCGGCACCGAGCGGCATCACGCGGTGAGCGTCGCGCGCGGCGCTTCGCCGATCGGCCCGTTCGCCGGGAACCCCGGCAATCCGGTCCTCACGCACCGGCACCTGGGTCGCGGTGCGCCCGTCGCGAACGTCGGTCACGCCGATCTGGTCGACGACGGGCGCGGCGGCTGGTGGGCGCTCGCGCTCGCGACCCGCTGCCTCGACGGCATCGACTCGTTGCAGGGCCGGGAGACCTGGCTCGTCCCCGTCGCCTGGGAGGACGGCTGGCCCGTCTTCGCTCCCGGCGAGGGGCGCCTGTCCCGCGAGGTCGAGGTGCCGTGGGCGGAGGACGACGAAGCTGAGGATGCGGGCCGGTCGGCCGCGGCGGGCACGGCGGCAGCGGCGGGCACGGCGGGCACGCGCCTCGGCTCGCTCCTCGAGGAGCATTTCGACGGCCCCGAGCTGCATCCCGACCTGATCCGGGTCCGGACCGCGCCGGGCGTCGATCGGATCGGCCTCGGCGCGAGGCCCGGCCACGCCCGGCTCCGGCCGACGTCGCAGAGCCTCGCCGAGGTCGCGCCGCACGCGTTCGCGGGGTTCCGGCTCGAGCAGCCACGGGCGAGGGTCACCGCGGTGATCGAGGCATCCGGCGCGCCCGGAATGACCGCGGGTCTCGCGCTGCGCCAATCGGAAGCACGTCACCTGCGCCTCGGCGTTCGCGACGGCGTCGTCGAGCTCGTGCTCCACGTCGACGGCGACGAGCACGTGCGCGGCACCGCGCCTGCGGCGGACGGCAGCGTGGAGCTCGAGCTCGCGATCGACGGTTTCGCGGTCGCCGCGCGCGTCCGCACCGCGCAGCAGGCCGATGCGGACTGGACCGAGGTCGGGAGGGCCGGCGTACGCCCGCTCAGCAGCTCGGGGATCGGCAGCTTCGTCGGCGTGACGGCCGGAGTGTTCGCGACCGGCACGAATGCGGCGGACGCCTGGGCCGACGTCGACGTGCTTCGGGTCGAGCACGTCGCCTGA